One region of Cydia pomonella isolate Wapato2018A chromosome 9, ilCydPomo1, whole genome shotgun sequence genomic DNA includes:
- the LOC133521649 gene encoding sesquipedalian-1, protein MKINEKNLCAFASSATPVDREGWLDMREAGKSYTRRWFTLKGNLLFYFDKKGDKEPAGVIVLEGCTIELTEEEEAYSFKIVFQCAGGRTFYLCTNSQASMEAWMKALACASYDYMKLMVAELQRQLDEAEAEAAAEAAALVTTPTEEPRAPPRGQRYNPFNKLPENEPKAVQGSRHHKENLRPDMSRKKVPFRDIHTAFGRKILLDRSEWRATLAKRQKAVESSLIQL, encoded by the exons atgaaGATTAACGAGAAGAATTTGTGTGCGTTCGCGTCTTCAGCGACGCCCGTGGACCGAGAGGGTTGGCTGGACATGCGGGAGGCGGGCAAGAGCTACACGCGCCGGTGGTTCACGCTGAAAGGGAATCTGTTGTTTTACTTCGATAAGAAGGGGGATAAGGAGCCAGCGGGCGTTATTGTGCTGGAAGGATGCACTATTG AGCTAACAGAAGAAGAGGAAGCCTACAGCTTCAAGATTGTCTTCCAGTGTGCGGGCGGACGGACATTCTACCTGTGCACCAACTCGCAGGCCTCCATGGAGGCGTGGATGAAGGCTCTGGCTTGTGCCAGCTATGACTACATGAAGCTTATGGTGGCGGAGCTGCAGAGGCAGCTAGATGAAGCTGAAG CGGAGGCAGCAGCAGAGGCCGCAGCGTTAGTAACCACACCAACTGAGGAGCCTCGCGCGCCGCCGCGGGGACAGAGATATAATCCCTTCAACAAGCTGCCAGAGAACGAGCCAAAGGCCGTGCAAGGCAGCAGGCACC ATAAAGAGAACCTCCGGCCAGATATGTCTCGCAAGAAAGTTCCGTTCCGCGATATCCACACCGCATTCGGCCGCAAGATCCTCTTAGACCGTAGCGAGTGGCGCGCCACGCTGGCCAAGCGACAGAAGGCGGTAGAATCATCCCTTATACAGCTATAA
- the LOC133521651 gene encoding uncharacterized protein LOC133521651, translating to MVGKICTVCKQSSAANKNLSFFIYPSDRKRRYGWLKAVDRLDLLDKLVDNKSRGNHRICEAHFQDSFIKKCEGLAKSRKCLTKDAFPCLEHVNQALLMNKSSDGRKKIKLRKKKFKKPDITDNFVNVDMDSSAVSECDNNDPVSEMEISPDDIKVEKIDDEHSTTIFTSPELTGFPDMSQFCESVIKVTRETQTSQNDDTRRRRKLEPVETSEQFLQSCSKNLSKGMVQLIKWQLNCKDNADNYKFHMFALNLYFSGANSYSLLKDMMGLPELNALKKLIVPKTTKFDNKLINAFKIKVANMSVREKICSLSISSMPLKPSLYYNITRDKVEGFHEIDGVQKIEPAKYALVFIAQGILGKWTQPIAHAFISHHENSPDISIWVEEIITLLIDVGLDVRAFVSDPKTEIFYMLESQRVTPAKTYFSINDKNIYYIYDTGKLRKTVESHLKSCHFYVKGSCSDGNDNTLFAKKFNTLCDMLNSKTHVTMSPFKRAYSDRKYQSKFLNKFLFILQNLKIIRKNDGKDITKSIKFIENIQISIISVMQLFGELKEVGAKMMLTSRLSQNCHDKFLAKNTSKTKRSSTRHFKRRFSRCFIYSMLKKPFGDGKVNSVCGFKPQALLSVGKPVNQTIKVGTTDYRFALPDKKRFQTVCRYLYLKCIDHHSCNTFQDYLSQCPESRQYVPPYRSSVPLDIRNCKLVPPQNFTDFIMILEKRFRDYCRQDVKINSIGHQVLKKISSFEFETPCQCFPLDYLKKLFVRLRIFYAVRENNIMHKKDTNKLFKTFNL from the exons ATGGTTGGTAAAATATGTACCGTGTGTAAGCAGTCTTCTGCTGCGAATAAAAATCTCTCTTTCTTTATTTATCCTAGTGATAGAAAAAG GAGATACGGGTGGCTGAAAGCGGTCGATCGTCTAGATTTACTCGATAAACTTGTCGACAACAAATCAAGGGGCAACCACAGAATCTGCGAAGCACATTTCCAAGATAGTTTCATTAAAAAATGTGAAGGACTAGCTAAGAGCCGAAAATGTCTCACAAAAGATGCATTCCCGTGTTTAGAACATGTTAACCAAGCTCTTCTCATGAATAAATCGTCTGATGGCAGGAAGAAGATAAAACTTCGTAAAAAGAAGTTTAAAAAGCCTGATATAACAGATAATTTCGTAAATGTAGACATGGATTCATCGGCTGTATCAGAATGTGATAATAATGACCCAGTTTCTGAGATGGAAATATCACCAGATGACATTAAAGTTGAAAAGATAGATGACGAGCATTCAACCACAATCTTCACAAGTCCTGAGTTGACTGGCTTTCCTGATATGTCACAGTTCTGCGAGAGTGTTATCAAAGTCACCAGGGAAACCCAAACCTCTCAAAATGATgacacaagaagaagaagaaagctTGAACCAGTTGAAACAAGTGAACAATTTTTACAAAGTTGCAGCAAAAACCTGTCTAAAGGCATGGTGCAACTTATCAAATGGCAATTGAACTGTAAAGATAATGCGGACAACTACAAATTTCACATGTTTGCTCTTAACTTATATTTCTCTGGTGCAAACTCCTACAGTTTGCTAAAAGACATGATGGGCTTACCAGAACTAAATGCTTTGAAGAAGCTTATTGTACCAAAAACTACAAAGTttgataataagttaataaatgcattcaaaataaaagtagcaaacATGTCAGTCAGAGAAAAGATTTGTAGTTTGTCCATAAGTAGTATGCCTCTAAAGCCCAGTTTGTACTATAATATAACTAGAGATAAAGTCGAAGGCTTCCATGAGATAGACGGAGTACAGAAGATTGAGCCAGCAAAATATGCTTTAGTATTCATAGCTCAAGGCATTCTAGGAAAATGGACACAGCCCATTGCTCATGCTTTTATTTCTCATCATGAGAATTCCCCTGATATATCTATATGGGTAGAGGAAATCATTACTTTGCTTATAGATGTTGGCTTAGATGTGAGAGCCTTTGTATCTGACCCAAAAACTGAAATATTCTACATGCTAGAATCTCAGAGAGTCACTCcagcaaaaacttatttttcaattaatgataaaaatatttactacatTTATGACACTGGAAAGCTGCGAAAAACTGTAGAAAGTCACCTTAAAAGCTGTCACTTCTATGTCAAAGGTTCCTGCTCAGATGGCAATGATAATACTCTATTTGCAAAGAAATTTAATACCTTATGTGACATGTTGAACTCTAAAACTCATGTAACTATGTCTCCTTTCAAGAGGGCATATTCAGATAGAAAATATCAAAGCAAATtcctaaataaatttttatttatacttcaaAACTTGAAAATAATAAGGAAGAATGATGGAAAGGATATCACAAAAAGTATCAAgttcatagaaaacattcaaaTATCGATTATATCTGTAATGCAATTGTTTGGCGAATTGAAAGAAGTAGGAGCAAAAATGATGCTTACTAGCAGACTTAGTCAAAACTGCCATgacaagtttttggcaaaaaatacaagtaaaacCAAAAGGAGTTCTACTAGACATTTCAAAAGAAGATTCTCAAGATGCTTTATATACAGTATGTTAAAAAAACCTTTTGGGGATGGCAAAGTTAACTCAGTGTGTGGATTTAAGCCCCAAGCTCTATTGTCAGTGGGCAAACCTGTCAATCAGACAATCAAAGTAGGCACCACAGACTACAGATTTGCTTTGCCTGATAAGAAGAGATTTCAAACAGTCTGTAGATATCTGTACTTAAAATGTATAGACCACCATTCATGCAATACTTTCCAAGACTACTTGAGTCAGTGCCCAGAGAGTCGGCAGTATGTGCCTCCGTACCGCTCTAGTGTGCCGCTTGACATCAGAAATTGCAAGTTGGTACCTCCCCAAAACTTTACAGACTTTATAATGATATTAGAGAAGAGATTTAGAGACTATTGCAGACAGGATGTGAAGATAAACAGTATAGGGCATCaagtattaaagaaaatatcaaGTTTTGAGTTCGAAACACCATGCCAGTGTTTTCCTCTTGATTATCTAAAGAAATTATTTGTAAGACTGAGGATATTTTACGCTGTTAGAGAAAACAATATTATGCATAAGAAGGATACAAACAAATTGTTTAAgacttttaatttataa